The stretch of DNA TTGTGACGCAATGATAGACAGTGTTTGCATGAAGTTCAATTGTAGCTCGCAAAATGAGTTTTCAGCAATACGATAATCTTCCAACATCACTCACCATTGTTCACATATCATCGACCATTCTATAACCAACACCTTGCTCGGTTAAAATATATTGGGGTTTCGCAGGTTCTGGCTCGATTTTCTTCCGGAGAGCAGCCATGTAAACGCGCAGTGGGTGGCTTTCGTCGGTTATCATTCGTCCCCATACTTCTCGAATGATAAATGAATGAGTGAGTACCTTCCCAACGTTTTTTGCCATTGTCGATAGTAGACGGTATTCGATATTGGTTAAATGAAGTTCGGTATTGTCGCGGAATACTCGGTGGGCGTCGAAATCGATTTTCAAGTTTTTTACGTGAATAACCGTATCGCCTTTGTGTTCGCCAGTCGCAATCCGCAACGAATGCCTTAGTGCAACGCGAATTCGTGCTAACAACTCATCCACACTAAACGGTTTCGTAAGATAATCATCGGCTCCGGCGTCTAACGCCTGTACCTTGTCCTTTTCCTGTCCCCGGGCAGAAAGTACAACAATCGGAATGTGCGACCATTCGCGCAGTTCTTTTATCACCGCTATCCCATCCATATCGG from bacterium encodes:
- a CDS encoding response regulator, with amino-acid sequence MTQEKYTILIIEDDYPIQRFLRSALIGAGYHVADAKTGREGINLIVRQHPELLLLDLGLPDMDGIAVIKELREWSHIPIVVLSARGQEKDKVQALDAGADDYLTKPFSVDELLARIRVALRHSLRIATGEHKGDTVIHVKNLKIDFDAHRVFRDNTELHLTNIEYRLLSTMAKNVGKVLTHSFIIREVWGRMITDESHPLRVYMAALRKKIEPEPAKPQYILTEQGVGYRMVDDM